From the genome of Geothrix sp. 21YS21S-4, one region includes:
- the proC gene encoding pyrroline-5-carboxylate reductase produces the protein MPTPPALAVLGFGTMGQAIAAGLVEASGYPAERIRAATRHPVAGRARAEALGLDLSADVAAAARASEVVLLCVKPKELKGLLAALSEAGALDHRPLVVSIAAGATLGMLTSYVPDGTPLVRAMPNTPCAIRRGMTVLAPGPGVADVQLAQARALFEPLGRVMDLDEKHMDAVTGLSASGPAFQFVILEALAEGGVQCGLPRAVAVELAAQMTLGAAAMVLETGRHPAALKDEVTTPAGCTIAGLLALEDGRIRSVVARGIERATQVAAGLG, from the coding sequence ATGCCCACCCCTCCCGCCCTCGCCGTGCTCGGGTTCGGCACCATGGGCCAGGCCATCGCCGCCGGCTTGGTGGAAGCCTCCGGCTATCCGGCGGAGCGGATCCGCGCGGCTACCCGCCATCCCGTGGCGGGCCGCGCCCGGGCCGAAGCGCTGGGGCTGGACCTCTCCGCCGATGTGGCCGCCGCGGCCCGGGCTTCCGAGGTGGTCCTCCTCTGCGTCAAGCCGAAGGAGCTGAAGGGCCTGCTGGCGGCCCTCTCCGAGGCCGGCGCCCTGGATCATCGGCCGCTGGTGGTCTCCATCGCGGCGGGGGCCACCCTCGGGATGCTCACCAGCTACGTTCCCGACGGCACGCCGCTGGTGCGGGCCATGCCCAACACCCCCTGCGCCATCCGCCGGGGGATGACCGTTCTGGCGCCCGGACCGGGCGTGGCGGATGTCCAGCTCGCCCAGGCCCGGGCCCTGTTCGAGCCTCTGGGCCGGGTTATGGACCTCGACGAGAAGCACATGGACGCCGTGACGGGGCTCAGCGCCAGCGGGCCGGCCTTTCAGTTCGTCATCCTGGAGGCCCTGGCCGAAGGGGGCGTCCAGTGCGGCCTGCCCCGCGCCGTCGCCGTGGAACTGGCCGCCCAGATGACCCTCGGCGCTGCGGCCATGGTGCTGGAGACGGGCCGCCACCCCGCCGCCCTCAAGGACGAGGTCACCACCCCCGCGGGCTGCACCATCGCCGGGCTGCTGGCGTTGGAGGACGGTCGCATCCGCTCGGTCGTCGCCCGAGGCATCGAGCGCGCCACCCAGGTGGCCGCGGGACTGGGCTGA
- a CDS encoding glutamine--tRNA ligase/YqeY domain fusion protein gives MSTESPIHEPKSLHFIEEIVEADRASGKHGGRVLTRFPPEPNGYLHIGHAKSICLNFGLAKAYEGATNLRFDDTNPVKEDVEYVDSIREDVRWLGFEWKGEHYASDYFPFMYDYAEYLIEQGKAYVCDLSEAEIREYRGNFHTPGKPSPYRDRSPEENLDLFRRMRAGEFPDGSKVLRARIDMQSGNMNLRDPLMYRIRRAHHHRTGDAWCIYPMYDYAHGVSDAIETITHSICTLEFEDHRPLYDWFLAQDAEGKFFQRPHPRQIEFARLNLTYTVMSKRRLLQLVQDGVVRGWDDPRMPTICGLRRRGYTPEAVRTFAEKVGVAKRDMVADAGLLEFCIREDLEKRAPRRMAVLRPLKVVITNMAEVEAFEVDVPNHPDDPGQGTRKLAFTRELFIDQDDFREEAPKKWFRLAPGAEVRLRGAALITCKDVVKDAAGNVVELRCEWDPASRGGNAPDGRKVKGTLHWVSATHAVKAEVRLYEPLFTQADPMDVPEGQDWKNLLNPGSLEILADARLEPSLDGAEPGERFQFERTGYFAVDPDRRPGQPVFNRTVGLKDSWSKIEAKQ, from the coding sequence ATGTCCACTGAATCGCCCATTCATGAACCCAAGAGCCTCCACTTCATCGAGGAGATCGTCGAGGCGGACCGCGCCTCCGGCAAGCACGGGGGACGGGTGCTCACGCGGTTCCCGCCGGAGCCGAACGGCTACCTGCACATCGGCCACGCCAAGAGCATCTGCCTGAACTTCGGGCTGGCGAAGGCCTACGAGGGCGCCACGAACCTGCGCTTCGACGACACCAATCCGGTCAAGGAGGACGTGGAATACGTGGATTCCATCCGCGAGGATGTCCGCTGGCTGGGCTTCGAGTGGAAGGGCGAGCACTACGCCTCGGACTACTTCCCCTTCATGTACGACTATGCGGAATACCTCATCGAGCAGGGGAAGGCCTACGTCTGCGACCTGTCCGAAGCGGAGATCCGGGAATACCGGGGCAACTTCCACACGCCGGGGAAGCCCAGCCCGTACCGCGACCGCAGTCCCGAGGAGAACCTGGACCTCTTCCGCCGGATGAGGGCGGGCGAGTTCCCGGACGGCTCGAAGGTTCTGCGCGCCAGGATCGACATGCAGAGCGGCAACATGAACCTCCGGGATCCGCTCATGTATCGCATCCGCCGCGCCCATCACCACCGGACCGGCGACGCGTGGTGCATCTACCCGATGTACGACTACGCCCACGGCGTATCCGACGCCATCGAGACCATCACGCACTCCATCTGCACCCTGGAGTTCGAGGATCATCGCCCGCTCTACGACTGGTTCCTGGCGCAGGACGCCGAAGGGAAGTTCTTTCAGCGGCCCCATCCCCGCCAGATCGAGTTCGCCCGGCTGAACCTCACCTACACGGTGATGAGCAAGCGCCGGCTGCTTCAGCTGGTGCAGGACGGCGTCGTGCGGGGTTGGGACGATCCGCGGATGCCGACCATCTGCGGCCTGCGGCGGCGCGGCTACACCCCCGAGGCGGTCCGGACCTTCGCCGAAAAGGTGGGCGTGGCCAAGCGGGACATGGTGGCGGACGCGGGCCTTCTCGAGTTCTGCATCCGCGAGGACCTGGAGAAGCGGGCGCCGCGGCGCATGGCCGTCCTCCGCCCCCTGAAGGTCGTGATCACCAACATGGCGGAGGTCGAGGCCTTCGAGGTGGACGTGCCCAACCATCCCGACGATCCCGGCCAGGGCACGCGGAAGCTGGCCTTCACCCGGGAACTGTTCATCGACCAGGACGATTTCCGCGAGGAGGCCCCGAAGAAGTGGTTCCGCCTGGCGCCCGGCGCCGAAGTCCGCCTCCGGGGCGCGGCCCTCATCACCTGCAAGGACGTGGTGAAGGACGCCGCGGGGAATGTGGTGGAGCTGCGCTGCGAGTGGGATCCCGCGAGCCGGGGCGGGAACGCGCCCGACGGCCGGAAGGTGAAGGGCACCCTCCACTGGGTGAGCGCCACCCACGCCGTGAAGGCCGAGGTGCGGCTGTACGAGCCCCTGTTCACGCAGGCGGATCCCATGGACGTGCCCGAAGGCCAGGATTGGAAGAACCTGCTGAATCCCGGCAGCCTGGAGATCCTGGCCGACGCGCGCCTGGAGCCCAGCCTGGACGGAGCCGAACCGGGCGAGCGGTTCCAGTTCGAGCGGACGGGCTACTTCGCGGTGGATCCCGACAGGCGCCCCGGACAGCCGGTGTTCAATCGGACGGTGGGGTTGAAGGACTCGTGGTCGAAGATTGAGGCCAAGCAGTGA
- a CDS encoding adenylate/guanylate cyclase domain-containing protein — translation MKLTLQVDGALHPVTLTEEGLTIGRGEQATIRIQANAVSRVHARIFLKDGRPHVADMKSLNGTSLNGTILAEPLPLNPGDKVLLGEVLVMWVGEETSGPTLQGLNQTLAPRAAVSKISLEDRAFDASGSILVPHASLEAMLAQASGQHPAGEAVTLFQRLASMAGTLLRAAGLPELLESVMGLVTAQIPCQRGFILLADAAGELVPELVWEEQPGQHTAPISRTIARTAMKDRVAILTTDARMDPRFSAGESIKIHGISSALCAPLIVENQAFGVVYLETSLSKGGFKREDEHLLSAMANFAAVGIQREREANFRRRLERYHSPAVVDQILKSSQSKEAPALQAQRCEISVLFADISGFTRMSEGMEPLVLAAILNRTFEALTDQIFLRGGTLDKYIGDALMAFFGAPNPDPDHARHAVEAAAAMQATLHALNAARPDGYPELRMRIGINSGEAFAGDIGCEKRMDYTVMGSTVNLASRLESGVAKPGQIVVGPRTAELVGVGQLRPLEGFALKGIEHEVRPFEVRWDDAGGTS, via the coding sequence ATGAAATTGACCCTCCAGGTTGACGGCGCCCTGCATCCCGTGACCCTCACGGAGGAGGGCCTCACCATCGGACGGGGGGAGCAGGCCACCATCCGGATTCAGGCCAATGCAGTGAGCCGGGTCCACGCCCGGATCTTTCTCAAGGACGGCCGCCCCCACGTGGCGGACATGAAGTCTCTGAACGGCACGTCCCTCAATGGGACCATCCTGGCGGAACCCCTACCCCTGAATCCCGGCGACAAGGTCCTGCTCGGCGAAGTCCTGGTGATGTGGGTGGGCGAGGAAACTTCCGGCCCCACGCTCCAGGGGCTGAACCAGACCCTGGCGCCCAGGGCCGCCGTATCCAAGATCTCGCTGGAGGACCGCGCCTTCGACGCTTCGGGCTCGATCCTGGTGCCCCACGCCAGCCTGGAGGCCATGCTGGCCCAGGCCAGCGGGCAGCATCCGGCCGGCGAGGCGGTCACCCTCTTCCAGCGCCTGGCCAGCATGGCGGGGACGCTCCTGCGGGCGGCGGGGTTGCCGGAGCTGCTGGAGTCGGTGATGGGCCTGGTGACGGCCCAGATCCCCTGCCAGCGGGGCTTCATCCTCCTGGCCGACGCGGCCGGGGAGCTGGTGCCGGAGCTGGTCTGGGAGGAGCAGCCCGGCCAGCACACGGCGCCCATCAGCCGGACCATCGCCCGCACGGCCATGAAGGACCGGGTGGCCATCCTCACCACCGACGCGCGGATGGACCCCCGCTTCAGCGCCGGGGAGAGCATCAAGATCCACGGGATCTCGTCCGCCCTCTGCGCGCCGCTGATCGTGGAGAACCAGGCCTTCGGGGTGGTCTATCTGGAGACGAGCCTCAGCAAGGGCGGGTTCAAGCGGGAGGACGAGCACCTGCTCAGCGCCATGGCCAACTTCGCGGCCGTCGGCATCCAGCGCGAGCGCGAGGCCAACTTCCGCCGCCGCCTGGAGCGGTACCACAGCCCCGCCGTGGTGGATCAGATCCTCAAGTCCAGCCAGAGCAAGGAGGCGCCGGCCCTCCAGGCCCAGCGCTGCGAGATCAGCGTCCTGTTCGCCGACATCTCGGGCTTCACGCGGATGAGCGAGGGGATGGAGCCCCTGGTCCTGGCGGCCATCCTGAACCGCACCTTCGAGGCGCTGACGGATCAGATCTTCCTTCGCGGGGGGACCCTCGACAAGTACATCGGCGACGCCCTGATGGCCTTCTTCGGGGCCCCGAATCCCGATCCCGACCACGCCCGCCACGCCGTGGAGGCCGCGGCGGCCATGCAGGCCACTCTCCACGCATTGAACGCCGCGCGGCCGGACGGCTACCCCGAACTGCGGATGCGCATCGGGATCAACAGCGGCGAGGCCTTCGCGGGCGACATCGGCTGCGAGAAGCGGATGGACTACACCGTGATGGGCAGCACCGTGAACCTGGCCTCGCGCCTGGAGAGCGGCGTGGCCAAGCCGGGCCAGATCGTCGTCGGCCCCCGCACCGCGGAACTGGTCGGCGTGGGCCAGCTCCGGCCGCTGGAGGGCTTCGCGCTGAAGGGCATCGAGCACGAGGTGCGGCCCTTCGAGGTGCGGTGGGACGACGCGGGCGGGACCAGCTAG
- the rimO gene encoding 30S ribosomal protein S12 methylthiotransferase RimO, which translates to MTKVGFMSLGCPKNLVDSEVMLGHLRLKGYGITPVLEEAQVLVVNTCGFIDAAKKESVEAILEAASMKQRGACEKLIVAGCLVERYRDELMGEIPEIDACLGTRDIEQIAEVIGAGAAFELDPDPAYLYTEASPRMLTTPKASAYLKISEGCDHACAFCVIPQLRGAQRSRSVESVVAEAENLVAQGVLEISLVGQDTTDYGRDFGDPDALEKLVRALGKVEGLRWARIHYAYPNRLTDGLLRAMAETPNCAKYLDMPLQHADAGILKAMARGGGRASFLKLIEKVRRIVPGVAIRSNFIVGFPGEDEAAFEELKAFVQEARFDHVGVFTYSPEEGTSAYGLGDPIPKRTKEARKRRILELQQKIAREKNQEKVGQVLDVLVEGAHEETELLVKGRHQGQAPDIDGNVLLVDGAPQANTIQRVRIVKAHAYDLIGEVEEGGLEASTAAYEAQFRARQG; encoded by the coding sequence TTGACCAAAGTCGGTTTCATGTCCCTGGGGTGTCCCAAGAACCTGGTGGACTCGGAAGTCATGCTGGGCCACCTGCGCCTCAAAGGCTACGGGATCACGCCGGTCCTGGAGGAGGCCCAGGTGCTGGTGGTGAACACCTGCGGGTTCATCGACGCCGCCAAGAAGGAGAGCGTGGAGGCCATCCTGGAGGCCGCCTCCATGAAGCAGCGGGGCGCCTGCGAGAAGCTGATCGTGGCCGGCTGCCTGGTGGAGCGCTACCGGGACGAGCTGATGGGGGAGATCCCCGAGATCGACGCCTGCCTGGGCACCCGCGACATCGAGCAGATCGCCGAGGTGATCGGCGCCGGCGCCGCCTTCGAGCTGGATCCCGATCCCGCCTACCTCTACACCGAGGCGAGCCCGCGGATGCTCACCACCCCCAAGGCCAGCGCCTACCTGAAGATCAGCGAGGGCTGCGACCACGCCTGCGCCTTCTGCGTGATCCCCCAGCTGCGCGGCGCCCAGCGGAGCCGCAGCGTGGAGAGCGTGGTGGCGGAGGCGGAGAACCTCGTCGCCCAGGGCGTCCTGGAGATCAGCCTGGTAGGCCAGGACACCACGGACTACGGCCGCGATTTCGGGGATCCGGACGCCCTCGAAAAGCTGGTGCGGGCGCTGGGGAAGGTGGAAGGGCTGCGCTGGGCGCGGATCCACTACGCCTATCCCAACCGCCTCACCGACGGGCTGCTGCGGGCCATGGCCGAGACGCCCAACTGCGCCAAGTACCTCGACATGCCCCTCCAGCACGCGGACGCCGGAATCCTCAAGGCCATGGCCCGGGGCGGCGGGCGGGCCTCCTTCCTGAAGCTGATCGAGAAGGTGCGCCGGATCGTTCCCGGCGTGGCCATCCGCTCGAACTTCATCGTGGGCTTCCCCGGCGAGGACGAGGCCGCGTTCGAGGAACTGAAGGCCTTCGTGCAGGAGGCCCGCTTCGACCACGTGGGCGTCTTCACCTACAGCCCCGAGGAGGGCACCTCCGCCTACGGGCTGGGCGACCCCATTCCCAAGCGCACCAAGGAGGCCCGCAAGCGGCGGATCCTGGAGCTGCAGCAGAAGATCGCCCGGGAGAAGAACCAGGAGAAGGTGGGCCAGGTCCTCGACGTCCTGGTGGAAGGCGCCCACGAGGAGACGGAACTGCTGGTGAAGGGGCGCCACCAGGGCCAGGCCCCCGACATCGACGGGAACGTCCTTCTGGTGGACGGCGCCCCCCAGGCCAACACCATCCAGCGGGTGCGGATCGTGAAAGCCCACGCCTACGACCTCATCGGGGAAGTCGAGGAGGGCGGGCTGGAGGCGAGCACCGCGGCCTACGAGGCGCAATTCCGGGCGCGGCAGGGCTAA
- the dcd gene encoding dCTP deaminase: MILTGRQILEAKDQGRIRIDPWSDAQLNPNSYNLRLAEDLAVYTGAELDMAQPNGIEFLKIPAEGLVIRPGKLYLGRTQEYTETHGMVPMLEGRSSVGRLGLFVHVTAGFGDIGFCGYWTLEISCVQPVRIYAGVGICQIFYHSISGEYDSYETGKYQRNSGIQPSMLWKDFARDDNPR; this comes from the coding sequence GTGATCCTCACCGGCCGCCAGATCCTCGAAGCGAAGGACCAGGGACGGATCCGCATCGATCCCTGGTCCGACGCTCAGCTCAACCCCAACAGCTACAACCTGCGCTTGGCGGAGGATCTCGCCGTCTACACCGGCGCCGAGCTGGACATGGCCCAGCCCAACGGGATCGAGTTCCTCAAGATCCCCGCCGAAGGGCTGGTGATCCGCCCCGGAAAGCTCTACCTCGGGCGGACCCAGGAGTACACCGAGACCCACGGAATGGTGCCCATGCTCGAAGGCCGCAGCAGCGTGGGCCGGCTCGGGCTGTTCGTCCACGTCACCGCGGGCTTCGGCGACATCGGGTTCTGCGGCTACTGGACTTTGGAGATCAGCTGCGTCCAGCCGGTGCGGATCTACGCCGGGGTGGGCATCTGCCAGATCTTCTACCACAGCATCAGCGGCGAGTACGACAGCTACGAGACCGGCAAGTACCAGCGGAATTCGGGGATCCAGCCGTCGATGCTGTGGAAGGATTTCGCCCGGGACGACAACCCGCGATAG
- the gltX gene encoding glutamate--tRNA ligase, which translates to MSPQVVTRFAPSPTGMLHIGGVRTALFCWLFARKHGGRFILRIEDTDLSRSTDDNIRIIEEGMAWCGLDWDEGPVAGDPERWVGPHGPYRQMQRMDLYRAKIQDLLDRGLAYRCRCSREALDERRKAVEAAGKVFQYNRGMDAGKGCASANHDASEPSAIRFKMPPEGEIVVPDLIKGETRFPADSLDDWIIARTGAAPGEIGVPTYNFCVVVDDTHMQVSHVIRGDDHLNNTPKQIPLFAALGYALPAFAHVPMILGADGAKLSKRHGATSITEYQAMGLLPSAVRLALARLSWTPKIDGRAVESAEEELLTDEQMIQLFDLADCQKSAARFDMDKLQWMNQKLIQRASWQELEPHLRPFMPAGWAAKPDAWKAQAIQATQKGKSLTDMAEALRFAFERPAAFDDKAVEKFVTPAVKPALAEVRDLADYSPEGLEAGFNAILARHGLKTKDLAQALRVALCGKPVSPGIFDTLMLVGREEVAVRLARWI; encoded by the coding sequence ATGTCCCCCCAAGTCGTCACCCGCTTCGCTCCCTCGCCGACCGGCATGCTCCACATCGGAGGCGTGCGCACGGCCCTGTTCTGCTGGCTGTTCGCCCGGAAGCACGGCGGTCGCTTCATCCTGCGCATCGAGGACACGGACCTGTCCCGCAGCACCGATGACAACATTCGCATCATCGAGGAAGGCATGGCCTGGTGCGGCCTGGATTGGGACGAGGGCCCGGTGGCCGGCGATCCCGAGCGCTGGGTGGGCCCCCACGGCCCCTACCGCCAGATGCAGCGGATGGACCTCTACCGGGCGAAGATCCAGGACCTGCTGGACCGGGGCCTGGCCTACCGCTGCCGCTGCTCCAGGGAAGCCCTGGACGAGCGGCGGAAGGCCGTGGAGGCGGCCGGCAAGGTGTTCCAGTACAACCGCGGAATGGATGCCGGAAAGGGCTGCGCCTCGGCGAACCACGACGCGAGCGAGCCCTCGGCCATCCGGTTCAAGATGCCCCCGGAAGGCGAGATCGTCGTGCCCGACCTCATCAAGGGCGAGACCCGCTTCCCGGCGGACAGCCTGGACGACTGGATCATCGCCCGCACCGGCGCCGCGCCCGGCGAGATCGGCGTGCCCACCTACAATTTCTGCGTGGTGGTGGACGACACCCACATGCAGGTGAGCCACGTCATCCGCGGCGACGACCACCTGAACAACACGCCCAAGCAGATCCCGTTGTTCGCGGCCCTGGGCTACGCGCTGCCGGCCTTCGCCCACGTGCCCATGATCCTCGGCGCGGACGGGGCCAAGCTCAGCAAGCGCCACGGCGCCACCAGCATTACGGAGTACCAGGCCATGGGCCTTTTGCCCTCCGCCGTCCGCCTCGCCCTGGCGCGGCTCTCCTGGACGCCCAAGATCGACGGCCGCGCCGTGGAGAGCGCCGAGGAGGAGCTGCTGACGGACGAGCAGATGATCCAGCTGTTCGACCTGGCGGACTGCCAGAAGAGCGCCGCCCGGTTCGACATGGACAAGCTCCAGTGGATGAACCAGAAGCTGATCCAGCGGGCCTCCTGGCAGGAGCTGGAGCCCCACCTCCGCCCCTTCATGCCCGCCGGGTGGGCCGCGAAGCCCGACGCCTGGAAGGCCCAGGCCATCCAGGCCACGCAGAAGGGAAAGTCGCTCACCGACATGGCCGAGGCTCTGCGCTTCGCCTTCGAGCGGCCCGCCGCCTTCGACGACAAGGCCGTGGAGAAGTTCGTGACGCCCGCCGTGAAGCCCGCCCTGGCCGAGGTTCGTGACCTGGCCGACTACAGCCCCGAGGGGCTGGAGGCCGGGTTCAACGCCATCCTCGCCCGGCACGGCCTCAAGACCAAGGACTTGGCCCAGGCCCTCCGCGTCGCCCTCTGCGGGAAGCCGGTCAGCCCCGGGATCTTCGACACCCTGATGCTGGTGGGCCGGGAGGAAGTCGCCGTCCGCCTGGCGCGGTGGATCTGA
- a CDS encoding FHA domain-containing protein, which yields MAKLLVHESAGVRTFEIVDEEVHMGRELDNTLRLPDPSISRHHCVLRKAAGGGYEIQDLESSNGVLVNGSRVQTSPLRDGDRITLGQIQLTFQDPRPEASPTVAISVPNPVPVPSGTVRMSADELAAIHTGPPPADPPAAPPAPRPAPPFPPVAPAVPTPLPPGPSEQSFLGSLLPSLPDDAVPTGERGDLGTRLLAILIDVVPGVLIYIACIFLTFIPYLGCILWPLQFIAYAAYYWLFIPWCVSKYGASIGKKAMKLRVVPEGEPRGRIGFGPAVLRQIGNFLFLNVIVLLIKGDERISLSDLLAKSEVLKVDR from the coding sequence ATGGCCAAGCTGCTGGTGCACGAAAGCGCAGGGGTCCGAACGTTCGAGATCGTGGATGAGGAAGTCCACATGGGGCGCGAGCTGGACAACACGCTGCGCCTCCCCGATCCCAGCATCAGCCGCCACCACTGCGTCCTCCGCAAGGCGGCCGGCGGCGGCTACGAGATCCAGGACCTGGAGAGCAGCAACGGCGTGCTGGTGAACGGCAGCCGCGTGCAGACGTCGCCCCTGCGGGACGGGGACCGCATCACCCTCGGCCAGATCCAGCTCACGTTCCAGGATCCGCGCCCCGAAGCCAGTCCCACCGTGGCGATCAGCGTCCCGAATCCGGTCCCCGTTCCCAGCGGCACCGTCCGGATGTCCGCGGACGAACTGGCGGCCATCCATACCGGCCCGCCACCCGCGGACCCCCCGGCCGCGCCTCCGGCTCCGCGGCCCGCGCCGCCCTTCCCTCCCGTCGCCCCCGCCGTGCCGACGCCCCTTCCGCCGGGACCTTCCGAACAGTCCTTCCTGGGCTCCCTGCTGCCCTCCCTGCCCGACGACGCGGTGCCCACCGGCGAACGGGGCGACCTGGGAACGCGGCTCCTGGCCATCCTCATCGACGTGGTGCCCGGCGTCCTCATCTATATCGCGTGCATCTTCCTCACCTTCATCCCCTACCTGGGCTGCATCCTCTGGCCCCTCCAGTTCATTGCATACGCGGCCTATTACTGGCTCTTCATTCCGTGGTGCGTCTCCAAGTACGGCGCCAGCATCGGGAAGAAGGCCATGAAGCTGCGGGTGGTGCCGGAGGGCGAACCCCGCGGTCGCATCGGCTTCGGACCGGCGGTCCTGCGCCAGATCGGGAACTTCCTGTTCCTGAACGTGATCGTCCTTCTCATCAAGGGCGACGAGCGGATCAGCCTCAGCGATCTGCTGGCGAAATCGGAAGTCCTGAAAGTGGATCGCTGA
- a CDS encoding DUF5916 domain-containing protein codes for MRLPALALLCLPALAAQPNPPHVAIPRLAQAPSMAWDADLSTWGEARVITEFGMMMPDDKGRNRWPTTVHVGWGPDALYVAVEAGDPEPSKIHAARHMRDTNQGDFDFVGVDLDPSGKGQSILRFFVTPLGGQIDEIATDTTGENASYDCLWDSTGVRTADGYVVKIRIPYSSLRRMPGDWAMRFLRIIPRERRYGIAWPAMSKDVQCDICQMARVSGAPVDKPGSPLLLLPIATFSRTQSLEKDPSASPQSRARLGLDVRYATTALTFEGTYRPDFATADADVDPLQINSRFRVLYPERRPFFLEGMDLLSPLSAQRQFFSRSIQSPLYGLKASGQGSFATWTVLHARDQDGGLLLGANGAAGTEGLATRDTAAALRLQLDPRGSGLSFLGTDKQLVGAGDDLGGRSGGIYLDQYLGSQFHFIGSAVGTTSHLPQEDGTVRSQRGSSTSAELDWTTRNWVAWAVSQTTSPDLMLLSGFIDLQGYRRDIAAFGWRDNWNTGGLSSANATLRWSRLTWWNGDPMERVVGLDTWLETAGRLSFFFNWDAAGRVWGEDRVRSVASRALTVGGNWRRYAQARFGWNASRGRTLDLESGDPAKLNSAQLFFYGTVGSVSYNLSALQSVLDREEDSRRLIRARELTATGSWQLPAFFYVKTQAFAVRYDGAHGEGVDKFLKTFVGWQPNAFTNAYLGWSGQRRRDPAALLASERMVERGLFAKLAYAMQF; via the coding sequence ATGCGCCTTCCGGCCCTCGCCCTCTTGTGCCTTCCCGCCCTAGCCGCCCAGCCGAACCCACCTCACGTGGCGATCCCCCGGCTGGCGCAGGCGCCTTCCATGGCCTGGGACGCGGACCTCTCGACCTGGGGCGAGGCGCGGGTGATCACCGAATTCGGGATGATGATGCCCGACGACAAGGGCAGGAACCGCTGGCCCACCACCGTCCACGTGGGCTGGGGGCCGGATGCCCTCTACGTCGCGGTGGAAGCGGGCGATCCCGAGCCGTCGAAGATCCACGCCGCCCGCCACATGCGGGACACCAACCAGGGCGACTTCGACTTCGTGGGCGTGGACCTGGATCCCTCCGGCAAGGGCCAGAGCATCCTCCGGTTCTTCGTGACCCCGCTCGGGGGGCAGATCGACGAGATCGCCACGGACACTACCGGCGAGAACGCCTCCTACGACTGCCTGTGGGATTCCACCGGCGTCCGCACGGCGGACGGCTACGTGGTCAAGATCCGCATCCCCTATAGCAGCCTCCGCCGGATGCCGGGGGACTGGGCCATGCGCTTCCTCCGGATCATCCCGCGGGAGCGCCGCTACGGCATCGCCTGGCCGGCCATGAGCAAGGACGTGCAGTGCGACATCTGCCAGATGGCCCGCGTCTCCGGCGCGCCCGTGGACAAGCCGGGCTCGCCCCTCCTGCTCCTGCCCATCGCCACCTTCAGCCGGACCCAGTCCCTGGAGAAGGATCCGAGCGCCTCGCCCCAGTCCCGGGCCCGGCTCGGACTCGACGTGCGCTACGCCACCACCGCCCTCACCTTCGAGGGCACCTACCGGCCCGACTTCGCCACGGCGGACGCCGATGTGGATCCGCTCCAGATCAACAGCCGCTTCAGGGTGCTCTACCCGGAGCGGCGGCCCTTCTTCCTCGAAGGGATGGACCTGCTGTCGCCGCTGTCGGCCCAGCGCCAGTTCTTCAGCCGCTCCATCCAGAGCCCGCTGTACGGCCTCAAGGCCTCCGGCCAGGGTTCCTTCGCCACCTGGACCGTGCTCCATGCCCGGGACCAGGACGGGGGCCTGCTCCTGGGCGCCAATGGCGCCGCGGGCACCGAGGGCCTGGCCACCCGCGACACCGCCGCCGCCCTTCGCCTCCAACTGGACCCGCGGGGGTCGGGCCTGTCCTTCCTGGGAACGGACAAACAGCTGGTGGGCGCCGGGGACGACCTCGGCGGCCGGAGCGGCGGCATCTACCTCGACCAGTACCTGGGCTCCCAATTCCACTTCATCGGAAGCGCCGTGGGCACCACCTCCCACCTGCCCCAGGAGGACGGGACGGTGCGGTCCCAGCGCGGCAGCTCCACCTCCGCGGAACTGGACTGGACCACCCGCAACTGGGTCGCCTGGGCCGTCAGCCAGACCACCAGCCCCGATCTGATGCTGCTGTCGGGCTTCATCGACCTCCAGGGCTACCGCCGGGACATCGCCGCCTTCGGATGGCGCGACAACTGGAACACCGGCGGCCTCTCCTCCGCCAACGCCACCCTCCGCTGGAGCCGCCTCACGTGGTGGAACGGTGATCCCATGGAGCGGGTGGTCGGCCTCGACACTTGGCTGGAGACCGCGGGCCGCCTGAGCTTCTTCTTCAACTGGGACGCCGCGGGCCGCGTGTGGGGGGAGGACCGAGTCCGCTCCGTGGCTTCCCGCGCCCTCACGGTGGGCGGCAACTGGCGGCGCTACGCCCAGGCCCGCTTCGGGTGGAACGCCAGCCGAGGCCGGACGCTGGATCTGGAGTCGGGCGATCCGGCCAAGCTGAATTCCGCCCAGCTCTTCTTCTACGGCACCGTGGGGAGCGTCTCCTACAACCTGTCGGCCCTGCAATCCGTCCTGGACCGGGAGGAGGACAGCCGGCGCCTCATCCGCGCCCGGGAACTCACCGCCACGGGCAGTTGGCAGCTTCCCGCCTTCTTCTACGTGAAGACCCAGGCCTTCGCCGTGCGCTACGACGGCGCCCACGGCGAGGGCGTGGACAAGTTCCTGAAGACCTTCGTCGGCTGGCAGCCCAACGCCTTCACCAACGCCTACCTCGGCTGGTCCGGCCAGCGCCGCCGCGACCCCGCGGCCCTCCTCGCCTCCGAGCGGATGGTAGAGCGCGGCCTCTTCGCCAAGCTGGCCTACGCCATGCAGTTCTGA